The Salvia splendens isolate huo1 unplaced genomic scaffold, SspV2 ctg413, whole genome shotgun sequence genome has a segment encoding these proteins:
- the LOC121790108 gene encoding 60S ribosomal protein L44, which yields MVNVPKTKKTYCKSKECKKHTLHKVTQYKKGKDSLAAQGKRRYDRKQSGYGGQTKPVFHKKAKTTKKIVLRLQCQGCKHVSQHPIKRCKHFEIGGDKKGKGTSLF from the exons GTGAACGTTCCAAAGACCAAAAAGACTTACTGCAAGTCGAAGGAGTGCAAGAAGCACACCTTACATAAGGTCACCCAGTATAAGAAGGGAAAGGACAGCTTAGCCGCTCAAGGGAAGAGGCGTTATGATCGCAAGCAGTCAGGCTATGGTGGCCAGACCAAGCCCGTTTTCCACAAGAAG GCCAAAACAACCAAGAAGATTGTGTTGAGGCTGCAGTGCCAGGGCTGCAAGCATGTCTCCCAACACCCGATCAAG AGGTGCAAGCATTTCGAAATCGGTGGGGACAAAAAGGGCAAGGGAACGTCCCTCTTCTAA